The following coding sequences are from one Triticum dicoccoides isolate Atlit2015 ecotype Zavitan chromosome 4A, WEW_v2.0, whole genome shotgun sequence window:
- the LOC119284787 gene encoding polyol transporter 5-like gives MSKDVLADIPAGEAPAKRAPLNKYALACAILASMNSILLGYDVSVMSGAQIFMKRDLHITDTQIEVLAGIINIFSLVGSLAAGRTSDWIGRRYTMVLASVIFFAGALIMGLAPGYAVLMLGRFVAGVGVGYALMIAPVYTAEVAPTSARGLLTSFPEVFINTGVLLGYISNYAFHGLPVHLSWRAMFLAGPVPPVFLAVGVLSMPESPRWLVMQGRIGDARRVLEKTSDSPEEAVERLADIKSAVGIPEGIADDNNDELLAIVRKNKGTHGEGVLRDLLLHPTPPVRRILIACLGLQFFQQASGIDSVVLYSPRVFEKAGIKSDANTLGATISVGATKTLFILVATFLLDRVGRRPLLLTSAGGMLVSLVTLASTLHVIAQRASPADGATALSGVSIASVLTFVASFSIGMGPIAWVYSSEIFPLRLRAQGCALGTAMNRIMSGAITMSFYSLSHKITLAGNFYLYASIAAAGWVFMYCFLPETRGRGLEDTEKLFGGGDGVEKEDGHGHAKSTELTTQ, from the exons ATGTCGAAGGATGTGCTCGCCGACATCCCCGCCGGCGAGGCACCGGCGAAACGCGCGCCCCTCAACAAGTACGCCCTCGCCTGCGCCATTCTCGCCTCCATGAACTccatcctcctcggctatg ATGTCTCGGTGATGAGCGGCGCGCAGATATTCATGAAGAGGGACCTGCACATCACGGACACGCAGATCGAGGTCCTCGCCGGCATCATCAACATCTTCTCGCTCGTCGGCTCGCTCGCGGCGGGCCGCACGTCCGACTGGATCGGCCGGCGCTACACCATGGTCCTCGCGTCGGTCATCTTCTTCGCGGGCGCGCTCATCATGGGCCTCGCCCCGGGCTACGCGGTCCTCATGCTCggccgcttcgtcgccggcgtcggcgTCGGCTACGCGCTCATGATCGCGCCGGTGTACACGGCCGAGGTCGCCCCCACCTCCGCCCGCGGCCTGCTCACGTCCTTCCCGGAGGTGTTCATAAACACCGGGGTGCTCCTCGGCTACATCTCCAACTACGCCTTCCACGGCCTGCCCGTGCACCTCAGCTGGCGCGCCATGTTCCTCGCCGGCCCCGTGCCGCCGGTCTTCCTCGCTGTTGGCGTGCTCTCCATGCCGGAGTCGCCGCGGTGGCTCGTCATGCAGGGCCGCATCGGGGACGCGCGCCGCGTGCTCGAGAAGACCTCCGACTCCCCTGAGGAGGCCGTGGAGCGGCTCGCCGACATCAAGAGCGCCGTCGGCATCCCCGAGGGGATCGCCGACGACAATAACGACGAGTTGCTCGCCATCGTTCGCAAGAACAAGGGCACCCACGGCGAGGGCGTCCTGAGGGACCTGCTGCTCCACCCGACGCCGCCGGTGCGCCGCATCCTGATCGCCTGCCTCGGTCTCCAGTTCTTCCAGCAAGCCTCCGGCATCGACTCCGTGGTGCTGTACAGCCCACGGGTGTTCGAGAAGGCCGGCATCAAGTCCGACGCCAACACGCTCGGAGCCACCATCTCGGTGGGCGCGACCAAGACGCTCTTCATCCTCGTGGCCACGTTCCTCCTCGACCGCGTCGGGCGGAGGCCGCTGCTCCTCACCAGCGCCGGCGGGATGTTGGTGTCGCTCGTGACGCTGGCGTCGACGCTGCACGTGATCGCCCAGCGGGCCTCACCGGCGGACGGGGCGACGGCGCTGTCGGGGGTGAGCATCGCGTCGGTGCTGACGTTCGTGGCGTCGTTCTCGATCGGGATGGGGCCCATCGCGTGGGTGTACAGCTCGGAGATCTTCCCGCTGCGGCTGCGCGCGCAGGGGTGCGCGCTCGGCACGGCGATGAACCGGATCATGAGCGGAGCCATCACCATGTCCTTCTACTCGCTCTCCCACAAGATCACGCTCGCCGGGAACTTCTACCTCTACGCCAGCATAGCTGCCGCCGGGTGGGTGTTCATGTACTGCTTCCTGCCGGAGACGAGGGGCCGGGGCCTGGAGGACACCGAGAAGCTCTTCGGTGGTGGCGATGGCGTGGAGAAGGAAGACGGCCATGGGCATGCCAAGTCCACGGAGTTGACTACTCAGTAG